The genomic DNA CTAAAATCCAAAACATACGGAAAGCCGCTAGTGAAGCTGCGGTGGAATTTCCCTCCCTTGGGGGACCATCTTGCATACATGAGCGGTGGACACGAAAGAACATTTCCCCTCGCGAGGTTTTGCGTGAATCGCCATCCGGAGAAGATGCGCCATGCATGTTCATAGGCGTTGTCACACGCCCCTCAGCCTCACATGCAGATTCGGCAAACACCGTCTCGAATGGAAAATCCATTCCGGTTGTACCGCTCAAAACTTCAGAAACATCTACGAAAAAATCGTTGGCTATGAAACGAACCCGACGAGGCCGCCGTCGCAAGACTACCGCAGCGCCGCGTTTCTGGGCCCCGCCAGTCGGAATGGGTGGCAAAGCTCGAGGATACGCGTTTGGATATCGCGACAGCAGGGAGGGACGACGAGAAGGGGGGTGGCATGGGTATTTGCGAAATAAATAGTGTTGTATAGCAATGTAATCCAGTGTTGTAATGGTagtggaaaaaaaaaaaaaagttcTAGTGGGTGCCTGGCGGACGCACTGATCGATCGTCCgacttttgttcttttccCCAAAACAACTGAGCGCGCAGGAATTTGTCAAAAACATTccttgtttcttcttcttttccgcATCCTGCTCTATAGCACTTTACACTCCTTACCCGCTCCCATAATCCCCATTCCACCGAAAATGTCCAACTTTGATATCCCCGCTAGGCCCAGCAACGTCGGTATCCTCGGCATGGAGATGTACTTCCCCAAGAGGGTGAGTGTCGCCACTATCAACTtactcctcttctgcaGCTAATTTCGGCGCATCTAGTGCATTTCTGAGGAACAGCTCGAGGAGTTTGACGGCGTTGCCAAGGGAAAGTACACTATTGGTCTGGGTATGGGCCACATGGCTTTCACTGACGACAAGTGAGTTTGTCAAGTAATCGCGATGGTCAAAATAGCTGACAGTGCAATAGGGAGGACATCAACTCTGTCGCCTTGACCGGTAAGCACAAAGTATAGGCATTGATGAGACAATGCTAACTTTTTGCAGtcgtttcttctcttcttaaAAAATACAATGTCGACCCCAGGTCTATCGGTCGCTTGGACGTTGGTACCGAGACCCTTATCGACAAGTCCAAGTCTACCAAGACTCTTCTCATGAACCTCTTCGCCGAGTCTGGTAACACTGACATTGAGGGTATTGATTCCAAGAACGCGTGCTACGGCTCTACCGCCGCCCTTTTCAACGCTGTCAACTGGATTCAGTCTGAAAGCTGGGACGGAAGGAATGCTATTGTCATGTGTGGCGACATTGCCATTTACAAGGAGGGAAGTGCTAGGCCTGTGGGTGGCATGGGTGCTTGTGCCATGTTGATCGGTCCCGATGCGCCTTTGGTGGTTGAGCGTGAGTGCTAGTCAAGCCCAGAGAGATATTGTTTGCCAACTCATTTGCAGCCGTCCACGGTACTTACATGGCCAACACCTGGGACTTTTACAAGCCCGACCTTTCCGCGGAATACGTATGTGCAATTCTCATGTCGTACGATAGGTCACTGACGCTGCTATAGCCCACCGTTGACGGGCCCTTAACCATTGCGGCATACCTCGGTGCCCTTGACAACGCCTACTCTACTTACGTCCAGAAGGCGGAGGCTTCCCAGGCTCGTGCCGCCAAGAAGCTCTCTCTTGCTTCTGTGACCGCTGCCGTTTCCGAAGTTGCTAACGGTATCGTCGGAGCCGTCAATGGCCACGCCAATGGCCATGCcgagaccaaggaagaCGGTATCGCCAAGTTTGACTATGTCTGCTTGCACAGCCCTTACGGCAAGCTTGTCCAGAAGGGTCACGCCCGTATGTTCTACAACGTAAGTCAATACATTCCGTTCGAACCATATGGAAACTATGAAACTTATCCTTTTGGCAGGACTACCTCCGAAACCCCTCTCATCCCGCTTTCGCCAACGTCCCTGAGGACGTCAAGTCCCTCGACAAGACTAAGACCTATACCGACAAGGTCATTGAGAAGACTTTTATTGGTATCGCTGGCGACCATTATAAGTCTGCTGTTATCCCTGGCAAGGACTGTGTCTCTCGATGCGGTAACATGTACACTGCTTCTCTTTACGGTGCCCTCGCCTCTGTCGTCTCTTCCGCTCCTGAAGGTATCGAGATTGGCAAGCGAATCGGCATGTACGCCTTTGGTTCTGGTTGTGCCGCTTCTTTCTACGTTCTCAAGGTCAACGGTTCTACCAAGGAAATTGCGGACAAGTTGAACTTGAAGGCGAGATTGGCTGCTATGGACGTCAGGCCTTGTCAGGAATATGTTGATGCTCTCAAGGTAACTACTCATGTTCATTTCTTGTTGGGGACAATGATTGGCTGACGATGTCACAGCTCCGAGAGGAGAACCACAACGCTGTCAAGTACGCTCCTCAAGGCTCTCTTGACAACATCTGGCCTGGTGCCTACTACCTCGAGGGTGTTGACGATCTCTACCGACGAACTTACCTTCAAAAGCCTGAATCTGCCCAAGTATAGAGCGTATTGTTTGTTATAGAGGGTTATTCTGAAATGTGGCTAGACGGACAATCTGTTCGGTTGCTTTTGGGGACTTTACATGTAGTTTATATACCGAGTGCATAATGGATATCATTGGCATAGTTTGGCAAATGCATGTTAAAAACAAAACTACAATGAAATTCTTGAAGGTTTctctcccctttcttcgccatccCGTACTCTCCAAGCTCGCCAACCGTGCACAGTACCCCTAACTTTTTTGTCTCCGGGGTCATTTTCGAACATGGCACCAGCCCATTCTTCTACAACTTTTTCATATGCCCATCCGTTTCCTGATTCTGCGAGACGGGGGAAAAAGGCCATATCGGCATGTGCAAGGTGAGGTCGGTGGTGAGtgaaaaagacaagaatAGAGGGTTCAGTGAGGGGCGCAGAGGGATTGGAGGGGTCGTATGACTgtgtggatgaagaagttaATGTAGCCTCGACAGTTTTGATCAAGGCGTCATGCTTTTGTCAAGATTAGTAAAAAGAAATATACAGCATAGGATaaaatatatatatatataacgTACTTGGGAATGGTTGAAGACAAGATCGCTCAGAATTAAAAGGTCATACTTTTGACCCTTGGGGAGATGACCTAGTAAAGGATCGACGGATTGGCCCCATACATGCCCATCAACAGctattctctccttttcctccccttcaAGGTTGACGTCGACATTGAATCGAAGGTTATCCAGCAGTCCCTCGTCGGAATAATCTGTAACGATGACCTTGGAGCTGCCTGCAAGGACACACACAATAGACGGTAGACCGGCACCTGCGCCGAGTTCAAGAACATGGCGAGATTGGGTGATTTGAGGTGTTTCAAGAAGGTATGTGCTTAATGTCCGAGCAGTGTTCCATCTATATcaaataaataaaaaatgtGGTGATTGATTAGCATTTGTAGTTTCATTGAACAAGCGATGACTTGCAGATGATGGCCCCAGAGGGGATGACTGCCGACTAGTCTCAGAATCAATGATTTGCGATGATCGGGCACATAAAAGTCAATATTCGCTGGTATATCGTAGCTCGCAAAGGAAAATGGAGGCGGCAAAGGTGATTCGGGCTCCTACTTGGGCAGAAGATTGGAAAGTGGAAAAAGTGTAAACAAATGGGGAGAGCATACCGGAAAAAAATTGTCAAGACCAAAGaaatcctcctcttcctcctggGACCCTTTTGATGTTAATATTGGATCTTGAGACATTGCTGCAGGAATATGAAATAGGAATTATCAAGAGCTAGTTCTTGAGTTATGCGAGGATATAGCGCTTGAAACTGAACCAACGGACTCGAAGACAAGACAACTTTTTGAGATGGCAGGGAGTTGCCTCCACTTCGGTACCTGTACCAAAATGCCCTCGCCACAGGCGGATATCGCCGATACTCCGCCTCTCGCCACCCGCCGGTCTTCTTTACTTTACGCATTGAATGAATTTACATATAACCAAACTACAACAATCCCACAGCAAACATCAAACAATGTACGGCAACGTAGGTCTTGCGACCGCTCGAGGAAGGTGTGTACGGCGTATTCAAATCCAAAGAAGCGTATTGCTGACGCCTTTTAGTGGTACAAACGGTTATGTCACCCGTAACACTGCTCATCTCCGTATCCGAGAAGGTCCACCCGGCGGCCAGCCATATGGTTCCGGCTATGACGCGCTGCTCGAATCTGTATCCAAACCGCCTATCCACCGTGCACCTGACCAAGGTATTTTGGAACATGAACGCAAGCGACGTGTTGAAGTCAAGGTCATGGAGCTTCGAGATGAattggaagaaaagggcatggaggaggacgataTCGAAGAGGAATGCTCTAAATTGAGGCAAAAGTTGACGGCTCAGCCTGAGCAGCTTGGGGGCCGAGGACTGGATACACATTCTCTCGCGGCGGCCAAGGAAATTGAAATGAGTAGATTACAGAGGGCGTTGGGCGTATCGGTTAATCACGAAGAAGGTCGGGCTTTCAAGAGAGAgactgaagaggaaaaggcagCCAGATTAGcaaagagggaagaaagggagagagagaggattGAGGCTGCCATAACtcgagagagagagaatgagaagaggaaacaagagtgggaggagaaggagaggttgagaagaagagaagagtataagaggagaaggagagattgagaagacggGAAAGTACCGGAGGTTAGTTCTGTGAACAAACTCTACGTAATCACCATTACTGTGCTCTGCATCCAATAAAATTGCATATACAGCCTCAAGGATGTCAGATTGAGACAGTCGAACCCTTTGGGTCCTGGTAAACGCCCGAGTTGCAGTGTGAACAGAACTGTAATCGCCAACGACAAAAGAAGGACAATTTGTATGTTTTGGGCCTAGCAACATTTTGCATTCAATGTAAGGACTGGACAGAAAGAAATGGGTGATATGATCTGAAAAAACGGACGGCTTATCTGGCTAAAATGATAAAAGGAGTCATAATATTTTGATTATTATTAGTGACACGGCCAGTGTCTGCTCGGTGGTGCTACCACTGAGCTGTGGACCAATCGTGTTTGCGAAGTGATGTTTCCAAAGGGTCTCCCTTTCTGATATAGCTGGCGTTGGCAGATATTTGGTGAAGGCTTGATGCCTATTTTGAGGTGATTTGACTTGTATCTCTTTCAAAAGACGACTAACTCCAAAATCTAGAAAGGAACTTGCGAAGAGATATGGGAATTTGATGGTGGAGTCAAGACTAAGGATGATCTCGTATGACCTCCTGTGGCAGCGTCGCTAATCATCTATTGTTCTAACTGCAGTAACGAGGTAGAAAACATACAGATCTGCAGCTTAAGGTACGGAGAACGTTATCTGGCTTGGTACTATAAAATTTGATACCATTGCTCGCTGGGCAATGCTGTCAGAACGTCCAACTTCGGAAGCTGATCGGTATGATTAGCCACTGCTGTTCCGGCTCCCACAACCACCACTGTCGTCTATGTCGCTGCATCCGCCATCATGCATTTTTGGCGGCGAACCGCCCCATGTTGCAGACGTGCAAGCGAATGGTGGGCCGATGGTTTCTTTGTGGTCCTTTGGATTGTTATTTTCAAATATAACAGCAACTGGCCAGCGTCGAACATAACTGCCAGCGTCAGGCAAGACGCCGAGTGAGGCTTCATCTGCCGACTTCACGATCTACGATTTGGATTTCTCGGAATACAACAGCTATTTCGATGCTGTGGGCTTTGGCTCGGAAAGTCTCGAAAGCACTGGAAAACGGCTTGCTAAATAAGGATCCTGTGCAGGTTCGCGAGTGAATTTGACTATACCTCGATAAATCGTAGCTGTGACGGCGTAGAAAATTTATCAGTGGGAGTGGCTCAAGCCCAGATCTTACCATCTTGGGGAATGCAGGTGTCCGGGGACACGTCTGACAGAAGCGAAAGCCGCCAGAGAGGATATTCCTAGCGACGATGGGGGTTCATGTAAGCTTACATGCAAAGCTTGCACGCTAGCAGCAAGTTAATGTTGTATGCCGTCCGGCAGtcaggatgaagaagattgagcaTAGCCCAACCCGCATATACATCACTGAGAATCCTGACAATGTACTGAGCGTCAGGCAATATTATTCGGTCAACACGTTCGATGGTACAGATCAGTAAGTCGCTTCTGCAATTTCATTTGGTTCCACAAGCCTGAGTTGATTAACAGGGTCACAGTTTGGAATCCAACTGGTTCTGGATCTAGTGACTATATCACTATCAATATCAGCAAACCCAAGTCAAGCATCATGTATCTGTACCATCGTGTTGTCAGGCTGCTACCTTCGCGCAATTTATTGAATGCAATCCGATGATAGTCGTTGAGATTGACGTGAGATCGTTAAATTTTCCAGcctttcctccctttctcttgacTTCTCACTTGGTTGTCAGCCCTACTTGTTTGTTGGTGTTCTTGTCATTTCCATTGAGCGATGAGCTTTGACTGCGCTTTGCCCGGTCTACCTGTCGTTGCGGTTGAGTTCTCCACTGCTACATCCACAACCGCGACGCGTCAACGTGCCTGATATTTACGTAATTACACAAACCACCCAGATCAATGCCAGGCACTGGTCTTCGGAGCATTTACGCGTCTGCTTTGATGCACGAGTCACCTTCTGTGGTTGGCCGACGAGGGCCGCCGTGTCACGCTGCTCGCTGTGCCCTTTCTACGCGTCACTCTTTTcgcctcttttcttccttacCACAGCTCAACATTAtactttcctttctttcctcacCGCCGCCTCCCCAGTCACCCGCCACCACCTCGGTCTCGAAGACCTGGCGTAGTCTTCAGCAGCTGCTGGCTCTTTGACAGAGCATCGCCCATTCTCAGTAGCGCGTCGTACCCATATCTCAACTCCGACAAATCCACTGTCAGCGACATGTTCTTTGCGGCTCTcgccctttcccttctctcgaCCACCTGGGCTGCGCCCGGTCTGGTGTATCCTCTACAAGATCAACTGCCTCCTGTTGCGCGAGTCGGCTCAGAATTCACATTCGACCTCTTACCAGGTACCTTCAACTCAACTTCCTCCATTTCGTACACGACTTCTACGCTCCCCTCATGGCTTAGCTGGGACACTCCTACTCTTTCTTTTTATGGTACGCCTGCCTCAAGTGATCAGGGACAAGGAGTTATCACCGTCACTGCAACAGATTCATCCGGATCGACGCGATCAAATTTCACGCTTCTTGTGACAAATTACTCTGTTCCTGGGGTCCACCAGTCATTCTACACCCAAATCAGACAACCAAATTTACACGATATTTCATCCGCAACCATTCTTCCGGAGGGTACTGGTGTGTCTATTCCCCCTTGGTggtctttttctttgggTTTTCAACCCGATACATTTAGACTGTCCAACGataacaacaacaacggcAGGCTCTACAATGGCGCCCATGTCCGAGGCACTGCCGGCCTTCCTTCATGGCTTCAATTTGATAACGAGACATTTACCTTCACAGGTGTTGCTCCCGGTGAAGGAACGTACACTGTCGTCGCGACTGGTACAGATTTTTGGGGCTATACTGGCGCCCAGACAAGTTTCATAATCGAAGTTGGACAAGGCGAATCCATTGAGCTCGCAAAGGACTATAACTTTACCGCCGTGCAGACTATCGCCAAGGGCAAGGTGGATTATGCGCTGGACCTGGGCGGAATTTTGGTTGGAAATGAGACGGCTACTAAAGATGAATTGAATATCACGATGGTCAGTGATGAATACGATTGGCTAACGTTTAACAGGTGAGTATCTTATAATCATTCTGTACGCGTCTAATAACTATATAG from Cryptococcus neoformans var. neoformans JEC21 chromosome 7 sequence includes the following:
- a CDS encoding nicotinamide N-methyltransferase, putative, whose product is MSQDPILTSKGSQEEEEDFFGLDNFFPEPESPLPPPFSFASYDIPANIDFYVPDHRKSLILRLVGSHPLWGHHLWNTARTLSTYLLETPQITQSRHVLELGAGAGLPSIVCVLAGSSKVIVTDYSDEGLLDNLRFNVDVNLEGEEKERIAVDGHVWGQSVDPLLGHLPKGQKYDLLILSDLVFNHSQHDALIKTVEATLTSSSTQSYDPSNPSAPLTEPSILVFFTHHRPHLAHADMAFFPRLAESGNGWAYEKVVEEWAGAMFENDPGDKKVRGTVHGWRAWRVRDGEERGEKPSRISL